From Flavobacterium sp. 102, a single genomic window includes:
- a CDS encoding L-threonylcarbamoyladenylate synthase, producing the protein MNLNEEVHKAFEVIQNGGIILYPTDTVWGIGCDATNVEAIKKIYALKQREETKSMIVLMNGEKMMYNVFKDIPEVAWQILDLSEKPTTLILDNPRNVAPNIVAEDKTLGVRIVKEPFCFKLMERMKKPLVSTSANISGMFTPKSFKEISPEIIKGVDYVVNLHHEKICDKPSTIIKLTSDSQVTIIRK; encoded by the coding sequence ATGAATCTCAACGAAGAAGTACACAAAGCCTTTGAAGTCATCCAAAATGGTGGCATCATCCTTTATCCAACCGATACTGTTTGGGGAATTGGTTGTGATGCTACAAATGTGGAAGCCATAAAAAAAATCTACGCTTTAAAACAACGCGAAGAAACCAAAAGCATGATTGTGTTGATGAATGGCGAAAAAATGATGTACAACGTTTTTAAAGACATTCCTGAAGTCGCTTGGCAAATTTTGGATTTATCCGAAAAACCAACGACCTTAATTCTTGATAATCCGCGAAATGTAGCACCAAATATCGTCGCTGAAGACAAAACCCTTGGCGTGCGAATCGTTAAAGAACCATTTTGCTTCAAATTGATGGAACGCATGAAAAAACCATTGGTTTCCACTTCGGCTAATATTTCCGGAATGTTTACACCAAAATCTTTTAAAGAAATTAGTCCCGAAATTATAAAGGGTGTAGACTATGTAGTAAATTTGCACCACGAAAAAATCTGCGATAAACCATCGACGATTATTAAATTAACTAGTGATAGTCAGGTGACGATTATTCGAAAATAA